The DNA window GGATGGCCACCTTCCGGGACAACACGCCCAGCGGAACGACGGTCGCCACCGACCAGATCATCAACGACTACGAGGCGATCGTGCTGGACGACGGCGTCACGCCGAGCACCGTGCTGCCGGGCGGGCGCCCGCTGCAGTCGAATCCGGCCGTCACAGTGCAGGCGGGCCAACCGGTGTGCCACTTCGGAGTGGTCACCGGTGAGACCTGCGGGACCGTCGAGGCCGTCAACAACGGGTGGTTCACCATGTCGCACGGCGTGCAGAGCAAGAAGGGCGATTCGGGCGGACCGGTCTACCTGGCGCCCGACGGCGGGCCCGGGCAGATCGTCGGGATCTTCAACAGCATGTGGGGTGATTTCCCCGCCGCGGTGTCGTGGCGGGCGGCCTCGGACCAGGTCCGCCAGGACCTGGGCGCGACCACCAACCCGCGCTGATCAGCGCGAGGCATCCGGGGCCAGCGCGAAGACGGGGATCGCCGGCGCGGCGGCCCCCAACTGCTCGTCACCGGAGTCCGGCGTCAGGCCGGGGACGAAATCTTTGACCTGCCAATACCACCGGGCCAGGTACCGCCGCACGACGTCGGGCTTGGCCGCGTCGTCCAGCTCTGTGGCGGCGGCGCGCTCCCGGTGCCAACGCGGGCCCACCTCGAGGACGCCCGCCGCACGGACGTTGCGGGCCCACTGCGTTTCCCCGCGGGGTGAGACGAGGTAGTCCACGCCCTCGACGGTCAGCAGGTTGACTACCACCGTGCGCGGCTGTCCGGTCTTGCGGCCCCGCACCCGCACCGCGCGGGTCCCGGCGATGCTGACCCCCATCTCGGCCAGCCAGCGGATCGCGGCGTTGGCGGCCCGGGCGGCCCGGCTCGGCTGTTGATAGTGGGTGGTCACCATGGCGTCCTCTCGACAGATCAGAGAGCAGGGCTCTCGATTTGCGCCACGGTGCCACACCCGTCGCCGAAAAGCAAGAGCGGTGATCTCGGGTGTGCGACACTGGCCCCGTGGGGAAACGCCAGGAGTCGCGGGAACAGATCGAGGCGCAGATCGTCGAACTGGGCCGCCGCCACCTGGTGGACCGCGGCGCGGCGGGCCTGTCGCTGCGTGCGATAGCGCGCGACCTGGGCATGGTGTCCTCGGCGGTGTACCGCTACGTGGCCAGCCGTGACGAGTTGCTGACCTTGCTGCTGGTCGACGCCTATTCCGACCTGGCCGACACCGTTGACCGCGCCCGTGAAACCGGCGGCGAACTGTGGAGCGACGACGTCGTCGCCATCGCGCGGGCCGTGCGGGGCTGGGCGATCGTCCACCCGTCCCGCTGGGCCCTGTTGTACGGCAGTCCCGTTCCCGGCTATCACGCCCCCGCCGAGCGCACCGTCGCGGTCGGGACCCGGGTTGTCGGGGCGTTCCTCGACGCCGTGTCCGCCGGGATCGCCACGGGAGACATCCGGTTAACCAATGACGTTGTGGCACAGCCGCTGTCGTCGGACTTCCAGCGGCTCCGCGAGGAATTCGGCTTTCCCGGTGACGACCGCGTGATTACCAAATGCTTTTTGCTGTGGGCGGGGGTGCTGGGCGCCATCAGCCTGGAGGTGTTCGGCCAGTACGGCTCCGACACGCTGACCGAGCCCGAGACGGTTTTCGACGCCCAGCTTCAGTTGCTGGTCGAGGTGCTGGGCCGGACCTGACCGACCCGGCGCTCGCGCTCGCCCGCGGCCGAATTAGAACGTGTTCATCGCGCGCCGGCGGAAGCGGCCCGGCCGGTCGCGGCAAATCCTCCGGCGCCCTTCCTGGCGATCGGCGCGCTGGGCTATCCTGCGAGGCGATGCCCCCCTCCGTTCACGCGCCCACGCAGATCGCCTGGGTCACTCCGGACCTCGACGCCACCGAAACGGCTCTCACCGGCCTGTTAGGGGTCAGGAAATGGGTTCGCATCCCCGGCGTGCACTTTGCTCCAGACAGCTGCAGCTACCTCGGCGCGCCGGCCGATTTCGTCGCCGACATCTCCCTGAGCTACCTCGGCGACATGCAACTGGAGTTGATCTCACCGGTCCGCGGCCAGAATATCTATAGTGACTTTCTACGTGACTCCGGACCGGGACTGCACCACATCTGCACGGAGGCCGACAGCCCCGAGCATTTCGATGCGGAGCTGGCCCGGGCCGCTGACCGCGGCGCCGTCGTCGTGCAACAGGGCGTGATGCCCGGCGGCATCCGATTCGCCTACCTGTCGGCACCGCAGGCAGGCGCGCCATTTCTGGAGATCGCCTACGTCTCGCCCGAGATGCGGGCGTTTTACGACTACATCAAACGGGAGCAGCGGTGAGCCGCGCCAGCGACGATGCAGAGCGCAGCGATGAGGAGGAGTGGCGCAACTGCGCCGCGCCAGCGACGATGCAGAGCGCAGCGATGAGGAGGAGTGGCGCAAATGAGTACCGAGACACCAGCAACGGTCAGCGCGGACGCGGTGGAATCCTGGTCCGACGACGTCGACGTGGTCGTGATCGGGTTCGGCATCGGAGGCGGGTGTGCGGCGGTCAGCGCGGCGGCCGCCGGCGCACGGGTGCTGGTGCTGGAGCGCGCCGCCGCGGCGGGCGGCACGACTTCCCTTGCCGGAGGGCACTTTTACCTCGGCGGGGGAACAGCGGTGCAGCTGGCCACCGGCCACCCCGATTCGCCCGAGGAGATGTACAAGTACCTGGTCGCCGTCTCGCGCGAGCCGGAGCTGGACAAGATCCGCGCCTACTGCGACGGCAGCGTCGAACACTTCGACTGGCTCGAGGACCTGGGCTTCCAGTTCGAGCGCAGCTTCTATCCCGGCAAAGTCGTCGTCCCGCCGGGCACCGAGGGCCTGAGCTACACCGGCAACGAAAAGGTATGGCCCTTCTGCGAACAGGCCCAGCCGGCGCCCCGCGGGCATTCGGTGCCGGTGCCCGGGGAGTTGGGCGGTGCGGCCATGGTCGTGGACCTGCTGGTCAAACGCGCCGACGCGTTGGGCGTGCACGTCCAGTACGAGTCCGGGGCCACCAACCTCGTCGTCGACGACGACGGGGCGGTGGTCGGCGTCGCCTGGAAGCGTTTCACCGAGACCGGAGCCGTCAAGGCCAAGGCCGTCGTCATCGCGGCGGGAGGCTTCGCGATGAACCCGGACATGGTCGCCGAGCACACGCCCGCGCTGGGCCAGCCGCGCCGCACCAAACACCACGGCCTGGTGGCGCCCTACATCCTGGGCAACCCCAACGACGATGGACTGGGCATCCGGCTGGGCGTCTCGGCGGGCGGGGCCACCAGATACATGGACGAGTTGTTCATCACCGCGGCGGCCTACCCGCCGGAGGTCTTGCTGACCGGCTTGATCGTCAACAAGGAGGGCAAGCGTTTCGCCGCCGAGGACTCCTACCACTCGCGCACCTCGGCGTTCGTGCTGGAGCAGCCGGAACAGACCGCCTACCTGGTCGTCGACGAAGCGCACACCGAGATGCCCGAGATGCCGCTGATCAAATTCCTCGACGGCTACGAGACGATCGCCGAGCTGGAGACCGCGCTGGGCATCCCCGCCGGCAATTTCGCGGCCACCCTGGACCGCTACAACAAGTTCGCGGCCGTGGGCGAGGACCCTGACTTTCACAAGCAGCCGGAATACGTTGCGGCACAGGACAACGGGCCGTGGGCGGTGTTCGATCTGTCGCTGGGGCGGGCGATGTACTCGGGATTCACCATGGGCGGCCTGGCCGTGACCGTCGACGGGGAGGTGCGCCGCGACGACGGCACGGTGATTCCGGGGCTGTACGCGGTCGGGGCGTGCGCGTCCAACATCGCTCAGGACGGCAAAGGGTATGCCAGCGGGACGCAGCTGGGTGAGGGCTCGTTCTTCGGGCGCCGCGCCGGAGCGCACGCGGCCCGCGGGGCCGGGGGCGCGCAGGCGCGTTAGGACCCCCGCGCCGGAGCGCACGCGGCCCGCGGGGCCGGGGGCGCGCAGGCGCGTTAGGACCGCCCCCGCCGAGCGTGTAATTCTGCAGCGGAAGTGCGAGCAGGGGCCTGCAGATTTACACCCTCGAGGGCCACCCGGCCGACAGCCGGCTAGACCGGCGCGGGCTCCTTCTCCACTGGGCCCAGACGCCATTCCCCGCCACCGAGCAGGTGTAATTGCTGTTCGTGGTGCTGCTCGACGGCTGGCCGGTGACTGACGCTGACCAGCACGCAGTCGGGCAACTCGGCGCGCACCAGCTGGTACAACGCGAATTCCAGGCCCTCGTCCAGCGCGGAGGTCGCCTCGTCGAGGAAGACCGCCTCGGGTTTGGTCAGCAGGATGCGGGCAAAGGCGACACGCTGCTGTTCGCCGGGGGAGAGGACTTTCGCCCAGTCCTGCTCTTCGTCGAGCCGGGCGATCAGCGGCGTCAGCGAGACCTTGCTCAACACGTCGCGCAATTGGTCGTCGGAGACGTCGTCGGGCGAGTTGGGATAGCAGACGACGCTGCGCAGGTCGCCCAGCGGCACGTAGGGCAACTGGGACAAGAACATCGTCGCGTTGTCGCCCTCGGGACGGCACAGCGTCCCCGACGCGTACGGCCACAGCTCGGCCAGACTGCGCAGCAGCGTGGTCTTGCCGGACCCGGAGCGCCCGGTGATCACCAGCGAGTCGCCCCGGTCCAGTTGCACGTCGAGCGGGTCGATCAGCTGGTCCCCGTCCGGCGTGCGCACCTCCAGTCCGCGCAGTTCGACCGCCGCCTCCTCGCTGTCCTTGACCAGGATCGTCGGCAGGGCCCGGCCCCGCGTGTTGGCGTCGACCAGGCCGTGCAACCGCATGATCGCGGCCCGGAAGGCCGCGAACGCGTCATAGTTGTTGCGGAAGAACGACAGCGAGTCCTGGATGTTGCCGAAGGCCGTCGCGCTCTGTCCGACGTCACCGAAATCGATGCGGCCGGCGAACAGCCGCGGCGCCTGAATCACCCAGGGCAACGGGACGATCAACTGCGACACCGAGAAGTTCCAGCCGTTGAAAATGATGGTGCGGCGCACGAACCGGCGGTAGTTGTCGATGATCGGGGTGAAGCGCCGCCACAGTTGCGCGCGCTCGACTCGCTCGCCGCGGTAGAAGCCCACCGCCTCGGCGGCGTCCCGCAACCGCACCAGTCCGTAACGGAATGCGGCGTTGAGCTTCTCGTTGTTGAAGCTCAGCCAGATCAGGGGGTGCCCCAGCCACACGGCGACGACCGTGGCGACCAGCACGTAGACGAGCACGACCCAAAACATCGCGCGGGGAATGGTCACGCCCAGGACGTTGAGGTTCCCGGACAGGTTCCACAGGATCGCGGCGAACGAGAGCACCGAGGCCACCGCGTTGACGGCCCCGAACAGCAACGTGCTGCCGGTCCCGTTGGACGGGATGTCCGGCGTGCCCCCGGCGTTGGCGGTGAAGATGTCGATGTCCTGCTGGATGCGCTGGTCGGGGTTGTCGATGGTGTTGTCGATGAACAGGTCCCGGTAGTAGGCGCGCCCGGCGAGCCAGTCGTCGGTGAGGTGGCCGGTCAGCCACACCCGCCAGGCGATGATGAAGCGCTGCGTCAGGTAGATGTCCGTCATGATGCGGACGACGTACAGCGACGCCAGCAGGCTGAAGATCACCAGGGACATCCAGAAGCCGTGGATGCCGGACTGTCTGACCTTTTCGTTGCCGGCCGCCAGGCCCTGCACCGCGATCTGCACGGACGTGTAGAGGTCGTTGCCCTGGTAGCTGAGCAGCACCATGATCCGCACGGACAGGATCACCGACAGCAACAGCACGCCGAGCATCGCCCATACAGGAATGCTGCGCGCGCCGACGAAGTAGCCGCGGGTGATCCGCCAGAACTGCCGTCCCCAGGGCGTGAAGTACCTGAACGCGACCAGCACGACCAGCACGCAGACGGCGCTGATGACCCAGGCCAGCGCGACCCACCGCAGCGACTCCACGGGTGCCGTCGACCAATTGATCGACGGCTTAAACGTTTTCGCACCCAAGGTCGAAGTCTCCTTTGTACCCGGAAGGCGGCGGATAGGCTGCGGTGATGAGCACCGACGCCGTCTCCACCCAGCCCATGCATGCCGGCCGGCTCGTCGCGCGGCGACTCAAGGCCAGCGGTGTCGACACCATCTTCACGCTATCCGGCGGCCACCTGTTCTCCATCTACGACGGCTGCCACGACGAGGGTATCCGGCTGATCGACACCCGCCACGAGCAGACGGCGACCTTCGCCGCCGAGGGCTGGTCCAAGGTCACCAGGGTGCCGGGCGTGGCGGCGCTGACCGCCGGGCCGGGCGTCACCAACGGGATGAGCGCGATGGCGGCGGCGCAGCAGAACCAGTCGCCCCTGGTCGTGCTCGGCGGCCGCGCCCCGGCGGGGCGCTGGGGGATGGGTTCGCTGCAGGAGATCGACCACGTGCCGTTCGTGGCGCCGCTGGCGCGGTTCGCGGCCACCGCACAGTCCGCCGACGCCGCGGGCCGGCTCGTCGACGAGGCGCTGCGGGCCGCGGTGGCCCCGCCGTCGGGCGTGGCCTTCGTCGATTTCCCGATGGACCACGTCTTCTCGATGTCCGACGACGACGACAGGCCCGGGGTCCTGGCCGAACCGGCGCCGGGAGCCCAGCCGGATTCCCAGGCTCTGGAGCATGCGGTCGGCCTGCTGTCCGCCGCGCAGCGGCCGGTGATCATGGCGGGCACCAACGTGTGGTGGGGCCACGCGGAGGCGGCGCTGCTGCGGCTCGCCGAGGAGCGGCAGATTCCGGTGCTGATGAACGGGATGGCCCGCGGGGTGGTGCCCGCCGATCACCCGATGGCGTTCTCGCGGGCGCGGGGGAAAGCGCTGAGCGAGGCCGACGTGGCCCTGGTAGTCGGGGTGCCGATGGATTTTCGCCTCGGTTTCGGCGGGGTGTTCGGCCCGCAGACCCAGCTCGTCGTCGCCGATCGCGCCGAACCGGGGCGCGACCACCCGCGTCCCGTCGCGGCCGCGCTCTACGGCGACCTCACCTCGATCCTGTCGGCCCTGACCGAGGGGACCGTGGCGGACGGCACCGGCCGCCGGGACTGGACCGCGGAGCTGCGCGCGACCGAGACCGCCGCGCGCGCCGGAGAGCGGGCCGACCTGGGCGAGGACAGGATCCCGCTGCACCCGATGCGGGTGTACGCCGAGCTGGCCCCGATGCTGGACCGCGACGCCATCGTCATCATCGACGCGGGCGATTTCGGCTCCTATGCCGGCCGGGTGATCGACAGCTATCTGCCCGGCTGCTGGCTGGACAGCGGCCCGTTCGGCTGCCTGGGTTCGGGCCCGGGTTACGCCCTGGCCGCCAAGCTGGCCCATCCGGACCGTCAGGTCGTGCTGCTGCAGGGCGACGGCGCGTTCGGCTTCAGCGGCATGGAATGGGACACCCTGGTCCGCCACAACGTGCCGGTCGTGTCGGTGATCGGCAACAACGGGATCTGGGCCCTGGAAAAGCACCCGATGGAGGCGCTCTACGGCTACTCGGTGGTGGCCGAGCTGCGCCCGGGCACGCGGTACGACGAGGTGGTGCGCGCCCTAGGCGGCCATGGTGAGCTGGTGTCCGCGCCCGCCGAGCTGCGGCCCGCGCTGGAGCGCGCCTTCACCTGCGGCATGCCCGCCGTCGTCAACGTGCTCACCGACCCCGCCGTCGCCTATCCGCGCCGGTCCAACCTGGCCTGACACCGCGCCGCATGGTTCCCCGCCTCGGGACCGGGTAGGCGCAGTGCATGCCGATGGTGCCGAGGCACCGGATCCCGAGCGGGCCGGTCTTGATGTGCTGGGTGGTGCCGACGGTCCGCGTAGCCGTGGCGATCGCGCCGGCCATCGGCTGGTGTTCTCGCTGGCCTTCGTCGCGGTGCAGCTGTCCAGCGGCCAGTACTCGCCCCGGGTGGCGCAGATGTACATGCGGGACCGCACCATCCAGGTCACCTTCGGGATCTTTCGTCGTGACGTTCCTCTACGCGCTGGTCGTGGAGCAGGGGTTGAAACCCGGCGCGCCGGTGCCGCGCCTCGCGGTCAGCGCGGCAACGGTGTTCGTGTTTGCCAGCGCCGTGTTGTTCATGATCTATGTCGGCCGCGTGGCGTACATGATGCGGGCCT is part of the Mycobacterium sp. HUMS_12744610 genome and encodes:
- a CDS encoding nitroreductase/quinone reductase family protein, producing MVTTHYQQPSRAARAANAAIRWLAEMGVSIAGTRAVRVRGRKTGQPRTVVVNLLTVEGVDYLVSPRGETQWARNVRAAGVLEVGPRWHRERAAATELDDAAKPDVVRRYLARWYWQVKDFVPGLTPDSGDEQLGAAAPAIPVFALAPDASR
- a CDS encoding TetR/AcrR family transcriptional regulator, coding for MGKRQESREQIEAQIVELGRRHLVDRGAAGLSLRAIARDLGMVSSAVYRYVASRDELLTLLLVDAYSDLADTVDRARETGGELWSDDVVAIARAVRGWAIVHPSRWALLYGSPVPGYHAPAERTVAVGTRVVGAFLDAVSAGIATGDIRLTNDVVAQPLSSDFQRLREEFGFPGDDRVITKCFLLWAGVLGAISLEVFGQYGSDTLTEPETVFDAQLQLLVEVLGRT
- a CDS encoding VOC family protein, producing the protein MPPSVHAPTQIAWVTPDLDATETALTGLLGVRKWVRIPGVHFAPDSCSYLGAPADFVADISLSYLGDMQLELISPVRGQNIYSDFLRDSGPGLHHICTEADSPEHFDAELARAADRGAVVVQQGVMPGGIRFAYLSAPQAGAPFLEIAYVSPEMRAFYDYIKREQR
- a CDS encoding FAD-binding protein encodes the protein MSTETPATVSADAVESWSDDVDVVVIGFGIGGGCAAVSAAAAGARVLVLERAAAAGGTTSLAGGHFYLGGGTAVQLATGHPDSPEEMYKYLVAVSREPELDKIRAYCDGSVEHFDWLEDLGFQFERSFYPGKVVVPPGTEGLSYTGNEKVWPFCEQAQPAPRGHSVPVPGELGGAAMVVDLLVKRADALGVHVQYESGATNLVVDDDGAVVGVAWKRFTETGAVKAKAVVIAAGGFAMNPDMVAEHTPALGQPRRTKHHGLVAPYILGNPNDDGLGIRLGVSAGGATRYMDELFITAAAYPPEVLLTGLIVNKEGKRFAAEDSYHSRTSAFVLEQPEQTAYLVVDEAHTEMPEMPLIKFLDGYETIAELETALGIPAGNFAATLDRYNKFAAVGEDPDFHKQPEYVAAQDNGPWAVFDLSLGRAMYSGFTMGGLAVTVDGEVRRDDGTVIPGLYAVGACASNIAQDGKGYASGTQLGEGSFFGRRAGAHAARGAGGAQAR
- a CDS encoding ABC transporter ATP-binding protein/permease, which produces MGAKTFKPSINWSTAPVESLRWVALAWVISAVCVLVVLVAFRYFTPWGRQFWRITRGYFVGARSIPVWAMLGVLLLSVILSVRIMVLLSYQGNDLYTSVQIAVQGLAAGNEKVRQSGIHGFWMSLVIFSLLASLYVVRIMTDIYLTQRFIIAWRVWLTGHLTDDWLAGRAYYRDLFIDNTIDNPDQRIQQDIDIFTANAGGTPDIPSNGTGSTLLFGAVNAVASVLSFAAILWNLSGNLNVLGVTIPRAMFWVVLVYVLVATVVAVWLGHPLIWLSFNNEKLNAAFRYGLVRLRDAAEAVGFYRGERVERAQLWRRFTPIIDNYRRFVRRTIIFNGWNFSVSQLIVPLPWVIQAPRLFAGRIDFGDVGQSATAFGNIQDSLSFFRNNYDAFAAFRAAIMRLHGLVDANTRGRALPTILVKDSEEAAVELRGLEVRTPDGDQLIDPLDVQLDRGDSLVITGRSGSGKTTLLRSLAELWPYASGTLCRPEGDNATMFLSQLPYVPLGDLRSVVCYPNSPDDVSDDQLRDVLSKVSLTPLIARLDEEQDWAKVLSPGEQQRVAFARILLTKPEAVFLDEATSALDEGLEFALYQLVRAELPDCVLVSVSHRPAVEQHHEQQLHLLGGGEWRLGPVEKEPAPV
- a CDS encoding acetolactate synthase, giving the protein MSTDAVSTQPMHAGRLVARRLKASGVDTIFTLSGGHLFSIYDGCHDEGIRLIDTRHEQTATFAAEGWSKVTRVPGVAALTAGPGVTNGMSAMAAAQQNQSPLVVLGGRAPAGRWGMGSLQEIDHVPFVAPLARFAATAQSADAAGRLVDEALRAAVAPPSGVAFVDFPMDHVFSMSDDDDRPGVLAEPAPGAQPDSQALEHAVGLLSAAQRPVIMAGTNVWWGHAEAALLRLAEERQIPVLMNGMARGVVPADHPMAFSRARGKALSEADVALVVGVPMDFRLGFGGVFGPQTQLVVADRAEPGRDHPRPVAAALYGDLTSILSALTEGTVADGTGRRDWTAELRATETAARAGERADLGEDRIPLHPMRVYAELAPMLDRDAIVIIDAGDFGSYAGRVIDSYLPGCWLDSGPFGCLGSGPGYALAAKLAHPDRQVVLLQGDGAFGFSGMEWDTLVRHNVPVVSVIGNNGIWALEKHPMEALYGYSVVAELRPGTRYDEVVRALGGHGELVSAPAELRPALERAFTCGMPAVVNVLTDPAVAYPRRSNLA